CTTTACCTCATAACCTTCATCTTCGCATATCAGGAAAACAATTCGACAATGACCGGATTCTGCACTATAACACGGACTTTTTCTTCATTTTGTTGAAATAAACATTAAACGTAATATATTTATTTATCCACTGAAGCGCACCTGTACCAAGGCTGTTCTAAAGTAACGACTCTGCCACTTTACAAATGCAAGTATTAGCTTACTGTAAAAGTTTTCTGTATAGCTCGCCGTAATAATGTTTTTAACTTTAACCAGGCAGACCTGTACAAACTTGGCTGACCTTGAGCAAATTTGCGTGGAGTAATAAGTGAACACGGATATAAATTGCCCCACTTTAACAACTGATAAGCAGCAATTACAGCAAAGGCCAATAAAGTATAGGTTTACGAAACAAAATAACAATAAAAATGTTAACTTAGATAGTTAATGAGAAAAAAAGCGGCGCTTCTGTTATTTATCTTTTTGCTCAACTCTATTATTGGGCTTGGTTGTACTTTGCACCAGACTTTTCAGGATCTGCCTGATCATCATGAACATCAGAATGGTTTTCATACCATAGTTAATAAGGTTAATGTTTACCGCTCCTTAAACGAAAAAAATAATCATCCTCCTAGTTTTCAAAACGAGGAAGATGCATGCTGTCAGAACGGCACGTCCCGATTCAACTCGTTGGCCAAAGAAACACCCCAAGGTAACAGGATTTCATTTGACGCACCTCAGAAAATATTTTTTTCTTGTGTCCCACATATCGTCAAGATTACCAGTTTATTGCCCCGGATTAAAACTAGTAAAAAGGTTTCCCAATGGCCGCCCTCTTGGACGATGCGGATAGCTATCCAGCGTTTCCAGATTTGATAAACTCCAATAATTTTCCTTTTCATCATTCGAAGGAATAATTGACCCGTGACTTTTTTGGCCATTTTATCGTCCATCAGTCAAAGTTAATGTTTGGTGGAATGCCTTGAAAATGGTTATTGCTAAGCGCCATTGTTTTTAGCAATGCCTGCTTATTTCATTATGGAGTCCGGTATCGCTTTGAACCGGTCAAATATCAAATCTTAAATATTAAAACTATGTTTTCAGGATTTCCCTCGTTACATCCATTAATTATACACTTTCCTATTGTATTGATTTTAATGGCATTTGCTTTCCAGGTCATTATTGTTGCGAAGCCGCAATGGCATCAAATTAGGTGGGCCACATTGGCGATCATGGCCGCGGCTTTTCTTTCCGCATTAGCGGCCAGCACTTTGTTCCATGCTGATCCAGCTGATAATACGCCTAAGGCTGCTATGGCAATATTTGCAGCGCACGAGAAGTATGCAAAGTACACTTTATGGTTATCGGGCATCACGTTGCTTTTAAAAGCAATAGGTGTTTTTGCAAAATTTTATTCCAGGTCATATAATGCAGTCGTTCTGGTATCAGCTACACTTGCTGCTATTTGTTTGTCCATTGCTGGCCATCACGGTGCACGGTTAACGCATATCGCCGGTGTAGGGCCAATGGGCAGATATTTGATGAAAGAGGATGATATGGGTAAAGAACATGCGAAATCCGGCAAACAAGATAGTCTGATGAAGATGGATTCCACCATGAAATAACCGGCTTTCCCGCTAATCAGGCAGCATGCGGCCAACTAATACGATCAATTCCGATGAGGCACAAGACACTTGGATTTTTTGCGTTATTTTTATTTTATGCCGTGACCGTTCATGGTCATGGCAGGAATAGATACGTCTCGTCCGGTTTCGATAATCAGGATACCACAGTTAGTTTCAATAGTATTATTGACAAGATGAATGTGCAATTCGGTCAGTTGCTCATGACGGGTAATACTGACCGGGATATTGTCATGTTAATTATCGTAAGCAATCTTGGT
This region of Mucilaginibacter inviolabilis genomic DNA includes:
- a CDS encoding DUF2231 domain-containing protein, which produces MFSGFPSLHPLIIHFPIVLILMAFAFQVIIVAKPQWHQIRWATLAIMAAAFLSALAASTLFHADPADNTPKAAMAIFAAHEKYAKYTLWLSGITLLLKAIGVFAKFYSRSYNAVVLVSATLAAICLSIAGHHGARLTHIAGVGPMGRYLMKEDDMGKEHAKSGKQDSLMKMDSTMK